In Actinobacillus equuli, the genomic stretch AACCGGATAATCCCACCAGATGTCGAATAAATCGCTTACTTCAACTTGAGTTAAACCATTGTTTTCTAACCAAGTTTTTACTAATTGTTGGTGAGATTCATCACATTTGCCTAATTTTTCTAAGCAAACTAAACCTTCCCAATGTAAATAACCGCTACCTTCATAAGCTAAACCGTTTGGTTTGATTACTTCTGAGATAAAACGATCTACGGTTAAATCAATTTGATCAATACCTGTGTTTTCCGCAAATTGGAATTTTACTAAGAAGCCTAATTCTTGGAATTCTGCTAAGTGCATTTTTTTACGCTGACGCGCGTTACGCTGAATAGCCATTTGTATCTCCCCTTATTTAATGAGAATGGATAGTTAAAATCAATCGTTAAACCGATTGTGCTTGTTTAACGAAATATAAGTCCCACACACCGTGTCCAAGACGATGGCCGCGTTCTTCAAACTTGGTTAAAGGACGGAAATCCGGGCGTGGAATAAAGTCATTGGTTGCCGAAGTATTGCGTAATTCTTTCTCGAATTGACGTAATACTTCCAACATATGTTCTGCGTAGTTTTCCCAGTCGGTTGCGAAATGGATAAAACCATTATCACCTAATTTAGTTAGCACTCGAGTGATAAATTCCGGCTGTACGATACGGCGTTTATGGTGTTTCGCTTTTTGCCACGGATCTGGGAAATAGAGTTGTAAACCGCCTAATGCTCCGTCAGCAATCGCATCACGTAAAATTTCTGTTGCGTCATGGCAAATCACACGCAAGTTTTTTACACCTTTTTCTAATGCATAAGCGATACAAGCGCCAACACCCGGTGTATGCACTTCAATACCGATGTAGTTACGATCCGGATTTTGTTCCGCCATTTCAACCAATGAACGTCCCATACCGAAGCCGATTTCTAACACAACCGGATTGTTGTTACCGAAAATCTGTTCAAAATTGAAAGGCGTGTTTTGATAATCCAAACCGAGATTCGCCCAGTTGTTATTCATCATGTCACGTTGGTAATCGCTCAAACGCCCGGTACGTAATACGAAACTACGCACTTTACGGAGATAGCGACCGTCTTCAGTGAATTCGGCTTGTTCTACGGTTTTACGTTTTTTATCTGCAAAAGTTTGTTTTTCTGACATTTGTAAAAATTCTATCTTTTTTGACCGCTTGTTAGAGACGATTTTGGTTAAAAACGAACAAGGGCAGAACCCCAAGTCCAACCGCCACCAAATGCTTCAAGTAATAATAATTGACCGCGTTGAATACGTCCGTCACGAACCGCTTCATCTAACGCAATAGGAACGGTTGCCGCACTATTGTTACCATATTTCTCAACAGTTAATACCACTTGCGACATATCCATTTCGAGTTTTTTAGCGGTTGCGGCAATAATACGAATATTCGCTTGATGCGGCACTAACCAGTCTAAATCCGATTTTTGTAAGTTATTGACTTCGAGTGTTTCTTCTACCACGCTTGAAAGTTGACCGACCGCTAATTTAAAGGTTGCGTTCCCTTGCATTTGAATAAAGCCGGATTTCTCATTACCACGCTGTTGTGCCGGTAATGTCAGCATATACTCAGTATCAGAAGAAGAATGTAAGTGAGTGGAAATGACGCCCGGCTCTTCACTTGCTTCAAGGATGACTGCTCCCGCACCATCACTGAATAGCACCACGGTACTACGATCAGTTTCATCTAATACGCGAGAATTTAAATCAGAGCCGATTACCAGCGCTTTTTTTACTTTTCCGGTACGTACAAATTGATCAGCAACACTTAATGCATAAACAAAACCCGTACAAGCGGCAGCAACATCAAATGCAATCGCATCTTGGATATCTAACATACCTTGAATTTGGCAGGCTGCACTTGGATAAGCGTGTGAATTAGTTGTGGTACCAACTACAATGAGATCAATTTCATTGTGATCAATTTTCGCCATTTCTAGTGCTTTTTTAGCTGCTTGCGCACCCATCGTTGCAACAGTTTCATCTGCAGCAGCAATACGGCGTTCTTTCATACCAGA encodes the following:
- a CDS encoding YggL family protein, whose protein sequence is MAIQRNARQRKKMHLAEFQELGFLVKFQFAENTGIDQIDLTVDRFISEVIKPNGLAYEGSGYLHWEGLVCLEKLGKCDESHQQLVKTWLENNGLTQVEVSDLFDIWWDYPVQG
- the trmB gene encoding tRNA (guanosine(46)-N7)-methyltransferase TrmB, with translation MSEKQTFADKKRKTVEQAEFTEDGRYLRKVRSFVLRTGRLSDYQRDMMNNNWANLGLDYQNTPFNFEQIFGNNNPVVLEIGFGMGRSLVEMAEQNPDRNYIGIEVHTPGVGACIAYALEKGVKNLRVICHDATEILRDAIADGALGGLQLYFPDPWQKAKHHKRRIVQPEFITRVLTKLGDNGFIHFATDWENYAEHMLEVLRQFEKELRNTSATNDFIPRPDFRPLTKFEERGHRLGHGVWDLYFVKQAQSV
- a CDS encoding beta-ketoacyl-ACP synthase III — encoded protein: MYSKILATGSYLPAQIRTNADLEKMVDTTDEWIFTRSGMKERRIAAADETVATMGAQAAKKALEMAKIDHNEIDLIVVGTTTNSHAYPSAACQIQGMLDIQDAIAFDVAAACTGFVYALSVADQFVRTGKVKKALVIGSDLNSRVLDETDRSTVVLFSDGAGAVILEASEEPGVISTHLHSSSDTEYMLTLPAQQRGNEKSGFIQMQGNATFKLAVGQLSSVVEETLEVNNLQKSDLDWLVPHQANIRIIAATAKKLEMDMSQVVLTVEKYGNNSAATVPIALDEAVRDGRIQRGQLLLLEAFGGGWTWGSALVRF